The Caretta caretta isolate rCarCar2 chromosome 15, rCarCar1.hap1, whole genome shotgun sequence genome window below encodes:
- the SERPIND1 gene encoding heparin cofactor 2, whose translation MKLLFRLFVLSLIITAAFCGIKDFNKHFGTINPRENETHDMSKFPPEFHKENTITNDLIAEEEEEEDYLDWEKIFGDYDYSDIIDASPYPYPVSEIQQGNILELFHGKTRIQRLNILNANFGFNLYRSLKDRANSSDNILMAPVGISTAMAMISLGLKGQTHQEVLSVLGFRDFINASSKYEIMTIHNLFRKLTHRLFRRNFGYTLRSVNDLYIRKQFSIMDDFRNNTKNYYFAEAQSSDFSDPAFITKTNERILKRTKGLIKEALVNINPTTMMMILNCIYFKGTWENKFPVEMTNKRTFRLNERETIKVPMMQTKGNFLAAADHELDCGVLQLPYVGNISMLIVLPNKLSGMKALEKQLTPQVVERWQKSMTNRTREVVLPKFKLEKSYDLTDYLKSMGIETLFDNNGDYSGISDEKVIIDMFNHQGTITVNEEGTEAAAVTTVGFMPLSTQIRFVVDRPFLFLIYEHRTSCLLFLGRVANPSKF comes from the exons ATGAAGCTCCTGTTTcgtttgtttgttctctctctcatcatAACAGCTGCGTTTTGTGGGATCAAAGACTTTAATAAGCACTTTGGAACTATAAATCCCCGTGAAAACGAAACCCACGATATGTCTAAATTTCCACCAGAGTTCCATAAGGAAAACACTATAACCAATGACTTGATtgctgaggaagaagaggaggaagactaTCTAGATTGGGAAAAGATATTTGGCGATTATGATTATAGTGACATAATTGATGCTTCTCCGTATCCATATCCAGTTTCTGAAATTCAGCAAGGAAATATTCTTGAACTATTCCACGGTAAAACCAGAATCCAGCGTCTTAATATCCTCAATGCAAACTTTGGCTTCAACCTTTATCGGAGTCTGAAGGACAGAGCCAATTCTTCAGATAACATTTTGATGGCTCCTGTTGGTATTTCCACTGCAATGGCTATGATTTCATTAGGGCTGAAGGGACAAACACACCAGGAGGTACTGTCTGTTCTAGGCTTCAGAGATTTCATTAACGCCAGCTCCAAGTATGAGATTATGACAATTCACAACCTCTTCCGTAAACTAACTCACCGGCTCTTCAGACGCAATTTCGGTTACACACTGCGGTCAGTCAATGATCTTTATATTCGGAAGCAATTTTCCATTATGGACGATTTCAGAAACAACACGAAAAATTACTACTTTGCTGAGGCCCAATCATCTGACTTCTCAGACCCTGCCTTCATCACTAAAACCAATGAGCGCATCCTGAAACGGACCAAAGGGTTAATAAAAGAAGCTCTGGTGAACATCAACCCGACAACAATGATGATGATTCTCAACTGTATTTACTTTAAAg GAACTTGGGAAAACAAGTTTCCAGTGGAAATGACAAACAAACGGACCTTCCGACTGAATGAGAGAGAAACAATAAAGGTTCCTATGATGCAGACCAAAGGAAACTTCCTGGCTGCTGCAGACCATGAGCTAGACTGTGGTGTGCTTCAGCTGCCATATGTGGGGAACATCAGCATGCTGATTGTGCTTCCAAACAAACTATCTGGCATGAAAGCACTGGAGAAGCAACTGACCCCTCAGGTGGTGGAGAGATGGCAAAAGAGCATGACAAACAG AACAAGAGAGGTAGTTCTGCCTAAATTTAAACTGGAGAAGAGCTATGACCTGACGGATTATCTGAAATCCATGGGAATAGAAACACTGTTTGACAACAACGGCGACTATTCTGGAATATCAGATGAGAAAGTCATCATTGATATG ttcAATCACCAAGGCACGATTACTGTGAACGAGGAAGGCACAGAGGCTGCAGCTGTGACTACAGTAGGGTTCATGCCCCTTTCCACTCAGATTCGCTTCGTCGTTGACCGCCCCTTTCTGTTTCTCATCTATGAGCATCGTACCAGCTGCCTGCTGTTCCTGGGCAGAGTCGCCAACCCCAGCAAGTTTTAA